A stretch of Desulfobacter hydrogenophilus DNA encodes these proteins:
- a CDS encoding response regulator: MIDIKTMTILIVDDMKSMRLTLRKMLRNLEIGKDLLFADNGKSGLSTLKNSSCDLVIVDWSMPEMNGSQMLANLRRDPTIRDIPVVMVTAENERDIVADVAEYEVDGYLLKPLTLAALDTKIKSVIEAANHPEKAKLHLLEARACEEAGNIEGAIDETRKALALKPKASRILRKLGLLYLETKKTEIGEKCLQKAVAVNCQDTISRSHLAKLYINKRAFKRAAQLYMEILSFSTRYFDSAVRLSESLLINGFRNEGRMLFSRIMSKSRSNRVLQEKIINICLENQEYEFVAEIVTEAIKENPSNMDLMYKAGTIYLETGDQEKALECFVTVDNNRRGDIKTKLQIAKIHFNNRRILQADDYLNRILRIDPSNKEALKMRRQI; the protein is encoded by the coding sequence ATGATTGATATTAAAACTATGACCATACTGATTGTGGATGACATGAAAAGCATGCGTCTGACCCTGCGGAAAATGCTGCGGAATCTTGAGATCGGCAAAGATCTTCTGTTTGCGGATAATGGGAAATCAGGCTTGAGTACGCTGAAAAATTCTTCCTGTGATTTAGTCATTGTTGACTGGAGTATGCCCGAAATGAACGGAAGCCAAATGTTGGCCAACCTGCGCCGGGACCCAACTATCAGGGATATTCCTGTTGTTATGGTTACAGCCGAAAACGAACGCGATATTGTGGCCGATGTTGCAGAATACGAAGTGGACGGGTATCTTCTTAAACCATTGACCCTGGCCGCTTTGGATACAAAGATAAAAAGCGTTATTGAGGCTGCCAACCACCCGGAAAAGGCAAAGCTTCATCTGCTCGAGGCAAGGGCGTGTGAAGAGGCCGGCAATATTGAAGGCGCCATAGACGAAACCCGAAAAGCCTTGGCGCTTAAACCCAAAGCATCACGGATTTTAAGAAAACTTGGGCTGTTATACCTTGAGACCAAGAAAACGGAAATTGGTGAAAAATGTCTTCAAAAGGCCGTTGCCGTCAACTGTCAGGATACGATTTCCCGAAGCCATCTGGCCAAGTTATACATTAACAAGCGCGCATTTAAACGGGCCGCCCAGCTTTACATGGAAATTCTCTCTTTCAGCACCAGGTATTTTGATTCAGCTGTTCGTCTAAGTGAATCACTTTTGATTAACGGATTCAGGAATGAAGGAAGAATGCTTTTTTCGCGTATTATGTCAAAAAGCCGCTCCAACAGGGTGCTTCAGGAAAAAATTATTAATATCTGCCTGGAGAACCAGGAATATGAGTTTGTGGCCGAGATTGTTACTGAGGCGATCAAAGAGAATCCTTCCAACATGGATTTAATGTATAAAGCCGGCACCATTTATCTTGAAACCGGTGATCAGGAAAAAGCCCTTGAATGCTTTGTCACTGTTGATAATAACAGGCGAGGGGATATTAAAACCAAACTTCAGATAGCCAAAATTCATTTTAACAATAGACGTATTCTCCAGGCAGACGACTATCTGAACCGCATTTTGAGAATTGATCCGTCAAATAAGGAAGCCTTAAAAATGCGCCGGCAAATATAG
- a CDS encoding response regulator: protein MITDKDPSIRLSSIMTAIIFCLAGMGVYAKTLALIAPSIATVCLIWAAHHLLGGRSADRSAIRGRSILLIFTVYITWFSCLTGGIFSPGLFFFIIVMAGTVLCVDLSGFFVLFCFFAALLAFFYFGPSWGPGVLNLNEFRLVVFVILFSGIGSVLFLIFKKQQELIKKQQTAVDFSQKVQEEAKNAIEVKDKFLANMSHEIRNPMNGVLGMLHVLLDSELDAEQRRYADIAHNSAKALLTIVNDILDLSKIEAGKIELDIRPFDLEIAIKDIVSLPELQARQKGLEFVYNIDTDVPRLLKGDIGRIRQVILNFTSNAIKFTETGSVTLNVTLKEDNEESALIHFSVDDTGIGINDDVLKGLFSPFVQADASITKKYGGTGLGLFISKLFIELMGGQVGVDSIEIIGSTFWFEAPFEKQLPEEIAQDPSAVSGNEIRLIAVSDKPEPSTRLTKILDRVGFDYKMCEHDQLIELVTLANTTSTPFHVIIMEVSESDQYARNIGLEFSLNPDLNNLACILVTAVGKQGDAKEFEDLGFSAFLSFPLDKTILHDAIHTVLSPTYRKSSQAIVTRYALAERKKRSFKILIVDDIETNVVTVKEIISKQGYQTDSASNGLQALEKAKDNEYDLIFMDCQMPEMDGYEASRRIRAYESLEKLDATPIIAMTGNAFERDRQACKIAGMDDFIAKPVNPHALIELINAYKLKSSLVSVAFEIPDSDMPDHDMHDVEKQEQVSVVLEDNDAPVLAFDRIGLLERFGNDEELAGEVLASFLQEVDELVDKLVSAVKKEPFDPEYVKTCAHALKGGAANVNADQLRRAAFDIETRAENAVPSDPLVVPEMLKEYLNRFNEKALL from the coding sequence ATGATCACTGATAAAGATCCATCAATCCGGTTGTCATCCATTATGACGGCAATTATATTCTGTCTGGCAGGGATGGGTGTGTATGCCAAAACCCTTGCCCTGATTGCACCATCAATTGCAACAGTCTGCCTGATATGGGCCGCACATCATCTATTAGGTGGGCGATCTGCCGACAGATCCGCAATCCGGGGGCGCAGTATTCTATTGATTTTTACAGTTTATATCACCTGGTTTTCTTGTCTTACCGGCGGTATTTTCAGTCCCGGGCTCTTTTTTTTCATCATTGTTATGGCCGGAACCGTTCTCTGCGTGGATTTGTCCGGTTTTTTTGTTCTATTCTGTTTTTTTGCAGCCTTGCTTGCCTTTTTTTATTTTGGTCCTTCCTGGGGGCCAGGTGTATTGAATCTCAACGAATTTCGTCTTGTGGTTTTTGTCATTCTGTTTTCCGGTATTGGATCTGTCTTGTTTTTAATTTTCAAAAAACAGCAGGAGCTTATCAAAAAACAGCAGACGGCTGTTGACTTTTCCCAAAAAGTTCAGGAAGAAGCCAAAAACGCCATCGAAGTTAAGGATAAATTTTTGGCCAACATGAGCCATGAAATACGAAATCCCATGAATGGGGTTTTGGGCATGCTTCACGTTCTTCTTGACTCTGAGCTTGATGCCGAGCAAAGACGCTACGCAGACATTGCCCATAACAGTGCCAAAGCCCTTTTAACCATTGTTAATGACATTCTGGATCTGTCCAAAATTGAAGCAGGCAAAATTGAACTTGATATCCGTCCCTTTGATCTTGAAATCGCCATTAAGGATATTGTCTCTTTACCGGAATTGCAGGCCAGGCAAAAAGGACTTGAATTTGTATATAATATAGATACGGATGTACCAAGACTGCTTAAAGGTGATATCGGCAGAATACGCCAGGTGATCTTGAATTTCACCAGCAATGCCATCAAATTCACTGAAACCGGGTCTGTGACCTTGAATGTGACACTCAAAGAGGACAACGAAGAGTCCGCGTTGATCCATTTCAGTGTGGATGATACCGGTATCGGTATTAACGATGATGTGCTCAAAGGCCTTTTTTCGCCTTTTGTTCAGGCCGATGCATCCATAACAAAGAAATATGGCGGTACCGGTCTTGGTTTGTTCATATCAAAACTGTTCATTGAGTTAATGGGTGGTCAGGTAGGTGTGGACAGCATTGAAATAATAGGCTCCACGTTCTGGTTTGAAGCGCCCTTTGAAAAACAGTTGCCCGAGGAGATTGCCCAGGACCCGTCTGCCGTTTCCGGAAATGAAATCAGGCTGATTGCCGTATCTGACAAACCGGAACCCAGCACCCGGCTGACTAAAATACTTGATCGGGTCGGGTTTGATTATAAGATGTGTGAACACGATCAACTTATTGAACTTGTTACCCTTGCGAATACAACTTCAACCCCTTTCCATGTGATCATTATGGAGGTCAGCGAATCCGATCAATATGCAAGGAATATTGGTCTGGAATTCAGCCTGAATCCTGATTTGAACAACCTTGCGTGTATTCTCGTCACTGCGGTGGGTAAACAGGGGGATGCAAAAGAATTTGAAGACTTGGGCTTTTCAGCCTTTTTAAGTTTCCCTTTGGACAAAACCATTCTCCATGATGCCATTCACACGGTGCTTTCACCAACCTACCGGAAAAGCAGCCAGGCCATTGTTACCCGGTATGCCCTTGCAGAACGCAAAAAAAGATCATTTAAAATTTTAATAGTGGATGACATTGAAACCAATGTGGTGACGGTAAAGGAAATTATAAGCAAACAGGGATACCAGACCGATTCAGCATCCAACGGTCTCCAGGCGCTTGAAAAGGCGAAGGATAATGAATACGATTTGATTTTCATGGACTGCCAGATGCCGGAAATGGACGGTTATGAAGCCAGTCGTCGGATCCGGGCATATGAATCCTTGGAAAAACTTGACGCAACCCCCATCATTGCCATGACCGGAAACGCTTTTGAAAGGGACCGGCAGGCCTGTAAAATCGCCGGTATGGATGATTTTATTGCAAAACCGGTCAATCCCCATGCGTTAATTGAACTTATCAATGCGTATAAGCTGAAATCCTCGTTGGTTTCGGTGGCATTTGAAATCCCGGATTCCGACATGCCTGATCATGATATGCATGACGTTGAGAAACAAGAACAGGTCTCAGTAGTTTTGGAAGATAACGATGCGCCGGTACTTGCCTTTGACCGGATCGGACTTCTTGAACGGTTTGGTAATGACGAGGAACTGGCTGGAGAAGTCCTTGCATCCTTTCTTCAGGAAGTGGACGAGCTTGTTGATAAACTTGTGTCGGCTGTTAAAAAAGAGCCTTTTGATCCTGAATATGTCAAGACCTGCGCCCATGCGTTAAAAGGCGGTGCGGCCAATGTAAATGCAGATCAGTTGAGACGAGCCGCCTTTGACATCGAAACCCGAGCCGAGAATGCTGTGCCGTCGGACCCACTGGTCGTACCCGAAATGCTTAAGGAATATTTGAATCGGTTTAACGAAAAGGCCCTTTTATGA